CTAAAGAGTTATGTAAAAGACAGCTTGTTAGATGATGATGCAAAAAAACGAGTTTTAAAGCTAGCGAATCCCATCAAGTCTTTTTCTAAGTAGCCTATAGGGTAAGAGTAAGCCAAAAATAAATATGCTGGTATATCCTAGGATAAACCAGCATTTTATTTTCCACCTATTCGGTATAGGTTATTTAATTTTAGTCCCCACCAACACAGCATCAGCTTCGCCTCGCCAAGGTGAAATAAACTGTTCTTCTGCATTCACCGTTTTTAAAGCAGTGAACTCACCGGTCAAAGTATTAAACCATTGAGTTTGATATTTATGGCCGTCTTTAGGTTTAAATAAACTGCGTCCTTTACCCGTTTGAAAAATATCTTTATGCACATAAATTAAATGACTGTTACCGTCTTTGCTGGCTAAACCAAAAGCACTGCCGTATTTTTCAGGCATAGATTCATATTGATGAAATGGATATTTGGCAAAAAACTTGGCGATATTTTGATAATAATTAAACTTAGGCTTAATAAATGAAGCAGGCTGTTCAAAAGGATTATAAACAATCACATTCCAGGCTGCGGCTTGCCAATAATAAGTACTATAAGCCCCTGCAAAAATAATATGCCAATTTCTTCTTAGATTCACTTCAGGATCAGTGTAATCACCGGTAAACACACGATATGGTGATTCGTCGTAGCCACCATGTTCTATATTAAAGACAGGTTTATGACTAAATTTTTGTACCGCTTTTGCGGTATTGCTGTAGATATTCCATTTCCAATCCTGAATCGAAATAAAATCAACTAGTTCAGGGTTACGATTACAAAAACCATAGTCATGAATGGTTAACATACGATCGGCATAGTTCAGAGCATTAACTCGTTTAAAACGACCTTTTATGTAATCTTCATCTCTGTCATAAAACAAACCTTCTTTAGCGATATCCCAAATAATATTCGGATAAGCCTGATACCGTTTTATCACATAATCTAAATACATATTGTCTGCAGCAGAATTTGGTGCAGGCCAATTAACTAACTTATTCCATACATAAATCATTAAATGAGCCGCAATTCGTTTGTCATGTAAGGACTGAATAGTACGGTCTAACTTTTGAAAAAACTCAACATTAAGGGATGAAAAATCGGGATTTTGGTTGTTACCTAAAAACGGAAATATATCTTTGGGGGCACCAAATTCATGCTCTGGATGTTGTGCTAATTTAGCGTCTTTTCGCCAATACAAAGGTTCAGATTCAGCCCGTACATCGTACGAATAAACCGTCATGACCACTTGATTAAAACCGTTATCTTTTAAGAGAGACAACATATGATCTGTCTTAGGTACTGCATCTTTGTTTTGATAATCTAGGGCAAATAACCAATCTAACTCAAAGGCTAAGGCATAATAAGGCGTGCCATCTTCATAGAAAAAATGCTGCGGGTAATCTTTATTTAAACCAATCGATCCATGGTTATCATCTAGCCCTTTGGTAACCGAAACAGAGCCTTGTAAACCATTTAATGCTGCAATGTCACTTTCAGTTTGATAGCTCCAGTTTCCTGTTTTAGCCGCCGAAAAACGAATTAACCACTGTTTGTCACCATTATAAAAAATAGGTACTGTTTGTGTGCTGCCACTAGTGTGGGTAAAAATAGCATTAGCTGTTTGTTGAAAAGGTTGGTCGATATCTTTAGCTAATGTAATGGGGATATCTAATACTTCCCACTTAGCCACCTGATTAGATTGTGCAAAGGCCGATTGAGTCATACAAAGCACAACAAACAGTTGTATTTTAATGAAGTGACGGATCAGTTTCATAATGATTATTCTCCCATTATTTTCATTTTGTTAACAATATGAAGATAATGTAGAGTTTTGTCAGCTTAAGCAAGAAGTAATTTTATACGATAAATAGAAATTTTATATATAAACAGGCTAATGCGTATTATTTGTCGCTTCTTGCGTCGGGTAAGCAGTATTTTCTAAAAAAGTATTTAATGCTTTTACCGTTCTATGCCTAAGCCAAAAAGACATA
The sequence above is a segment of the Paraglaciecola sp. L3A3 genome. Coding sequences within it:
- a CDS encoding DUF5060 domain-containing protein, with the protein product MKLIRHFIKIQLFVVLCMTQSAFAQSNQVAKWEVLDIPITLAKDIDQPFQQTANAIFTHTSGSTQTVPIFYNGDKQWLIRFSAAKTGNWSYQTESDIAALNGLQGSVSVTKGLDDNHGSIGLNKDYPQHFFYEDGTPYYALAFELDWLFALDYQNKDAVPKTDHMLSLLKDNGFNQVVMTVYSYDVRAESEPLYWRKDAKLAQHPEHEFGAPKDIFPFLGNNQNPDFSSLNVEFFQKLDRTIQSLHDKRIAAHLMIYVWNKLVNWPAPNSAADNMYLDYVIKRYQAYPNIIWDIAKEGLFYDRDEDYIKGRFKRVNALNYADRMLTIHDYGFCNRNPELVDFISIQDWKWNIYSNTAKAVQKFSHKPVFNIEHGGYDESPYRVFTGDYTDPEVNLRRNWHIIFAGAYSTYYWQAAAWNVIVYNPFEQPASFIKPKFNYYQNIAKFFAKYPFHQYESMPEKYGSAFGLASKDGNSHLIYVHKDIFQTGKGRSLFKPKDGHKYQTQWFNTLTGEFTALKTVNAEEQFISPWRGEADAVLVGTKIK